Below is a genomic region from Salmo salar chromosome ssa11, Ssal_v3.1, whole genome shotgun sequence.
CTACAACAACACCATCAACCAGTTCGGCCCAAAAGACTCTCACCTCATCAACAAGGTAGTTATTGATGGGACTGCTTACATTGCAGATGTGAGCTTTGGGGCATCCTCCCAAATATGGTACCCTCTTGAGCTCGTCTCCGGGAAGGACCAGCCACAATCCCCTGGTGTCTTCCGTCTCATACAAGATGGAGACCTGTGGACCCTGGAGAAGACTGGTCGAAAGCCTCTGGTTCTCAATGAGGCCTTTACCAACTCACCTCTAGTAGACAAGAGCCCAACCAAGAAGATCTACGGCTTCACCCTGGTTCCCCGTGGGGTTGATAATTTCCTAGAGACTTCCCACTGCCTTCAGACAGATCCAAAGTCTCTATTCACCAACAAGTCCATCTGCTCACTGCAGACTGCTACAGGATTCAGAGCTCTAATTGGCTGGACCTTCAGTGAGGTCACCTACAACAACCAGGAGGGTTTTGATGTTTTGGATATGAAAGACATatctgatgatgatgttgataaaGTGCTGAAGGAAATGTTTAATGTGTTGTTAGCAAACAAGCTGGTTCCCATAAACAACAAAGCTGGCTACACTATTTAAGAACTTGATTGCCTGTAACATTTCATATTTAATTTGATGTAATTGTAACGTAGCCTAGGCAAAGGCAAATCTAGTTGCTGCTACATTGACCAAAGATTCCTCACAACAGGATCTGTGAGATTTACAAAACATATTTAGTATTCTATCAAtataaaaacaaatatttcaCCAGAGTTGTTTATGCGGTCTTTGAACAGTCAATAAACAtgcttttaaacaaatacatattTAATGGTTATTTAGTCTCTGCGACCTACTTTCAAATCATATCTGAAGTGTGGATGAGTAGGTGCTAGGGGTTGCGCCGTAGCAGTTGCTTGTTTAAACCAATCACTATACGTTTTCCGAAATCGGCCAATCCACGTTAAGGTTTTCGCCTGTTCCCAATTGCCCTGGAGAACTAGCTAGCACATCCACCAGCCGGAGAGAAGAGCAATGAATTCCTTGGAACAGGCCGAAGGTAGTCAACATGGCAAGCAAATTCATTTATTTTCACAAATCATGATGCATTTTATTATAAGTGAAGTTTCGCTTTGAGGTAAAACGCACGGTGACAAATGTGCCTTTACAATTCACTTGAGTCGTTTGTTAGTCAGCCGCGGTGacgtagctagctaggctaacctTTTCTCTTAAAGGACATTAATTGGTAAATTAGTCAAAATACCAAACTCAAGCTAATTACATTTTTGCTGGTTTCCCTCCGCGGGGGTTCGACATTAACTTGTACAAAAGAAATTCACACAAAGGCTTGTTAGCTACACTAATTAGCcggctagctagctatgctataAATAGTTAGCataccagtagttgttagcccCAGAAGACCACCGCTGCACGCTCGCCAGAACTGTTAACCAATGCAAACGTATCCGCATACTTTACCCCATTTGATTGATTCTATTCATAACCTGGATATCTCAGAAGGTCGTTAACTATAGGCTTGTTTTGCCAGTCCAAACTAAACATAATTCCGTCGTTTTGGACAGGCGTCCTCGTGAAGATGTAACGGTTAACTATGAAGCTATGAAGCTACAATTTACTCTTCCAATAGCAATTCAGTGGAATCAGAGCATTTACTATGCAGGTGTGCTTAATTTACTTTTTGGATTACTCCATCGGTTCCAAACCAATCAAGCACAGCGCATATAAATTATATTGTATGTTTGTGGTTTTGATCAAGAACATTGGTAGAAATTTCGATGAATGCCCTGACGCGCAGCTTGTTTTTGCAGATCTAAAAGCTTTTGAGAGAAGATTAACAGAATACGTCTCCTGTTTGCAACCTGCAACTGGGAGGTGGCGAAGTAAGTATTTGTAGTTCCAGCTCTGTCTAACCATAATGAATGACTATATTGAAACGGTCTAACTATAATCAATGAGTACACTGCAACTGTCAAACCAtaatcagtaacatttcaagagTAAATGGCCTCCCAGCCTgagtattttgtattttcttgTAAAGGATTCAGGCCTACATTATTCTGGCACATTTTTTTTATGGTGATATAATTCAATATCTCACATTTTGTTTCAGTGATTCTAATAGTTATCTCTGTTTGTACGGCAACTGGAGCCTGGAACTGGTTGATAGACCCTGACACACAGAAGGTCAGTATGTTTGTGATGGCAGCTTGATTGTGTATGTGATAAAGTAGGATACCTTTCACAAAGATCAGTGTGTTTGATTTTAGTTTGGTTGTCTGTGTTTGCCTGTCTGATCTCTCTGTACCTCTGGCTGTCTTTCTCAGGTGTCTTTCTTCTCATCGTTGTGGAACCATCCGTTTTTCACCATCAGCTGCATCACTTTGATCGCTCTGTTCTTTGCTGGAATACACAAAAGAGTCGTTGCACCATCAATGTATCCTTCCTCTTGTTTAAAGTTCCACACTTAATTTATTCAGTAGGATTAGGAAGAAGGAGAATTTTCAGTATAGTGAcccaggtctttagatgttgtacacatgaaattgtgtcattcatAACGTTATCCACAACGTTATATTCCATTTTGTGCAACTCGAGACTTTTCTTCTACCAGCTGTGTTGCGTGGGCTATATCCGTGTACTATAGGGACTCACTCGGCCTGCACAGCTGCGTGGGGGAAACAGCGCTACTTGATTAAAATGTTGCGGATAAAGTtcgaaatgacacaatttcatgtgtatAACATCTAAAGACCTACATCACTACTGAAAATAATCCTTTAAGGAAGTAGTGATATTGTTGAATGGTAAATGACAGCTATGGATCTGGTTGCCTTAATAATCCTAtacatcactatactgagagtgCGTTTCTTTCCAAAagggtgttgttgttttttttcttttgttCATGTCTTTTGTGTGCTCTGATACTGCACAACAAGCAATGAGAAATTGAATTGCTGTTGTGGTTAGTTCCTCAAAAACAAGCCAAATCACAAGAGAAgtgtctggacccttctataacatgccatttacataaaaaaatagAGATTTACTTCAGAAATAGGACAATTCTCCTTTAACTCACTCTCTTCAAGTATTGCAGCTCGCTGTCGGACAGTTTTAGCAGAATACAACATGTCCTGCGATGATGTAAGTTGCATAAGTCACCTTTGTTGAGATTACCTTAATTCCTAATCAATTCGATCCAGCTGTCATGTTTTTGGTCATCCATTACATCATTTAAAAGTATGATTTTGAATTATTGCCTGTACATCTATGCATTCTATTGACTTTGATGGTTATGTCTCTTACAGACGGGGAAACTAATTCTCAAACCACGGCCACACATCCAATAACCACAAACTTGGAGAGGTGGGGAAATAAATGTTCTTAATGACTGTTGATTGCCACTGAATGACAGACTGACACAAGGACCAGAATCCTGTTTGGAGGATCTGAATTAACGTAAGAAGGAAGGAGATTGGGGAAATACAGAGGGGTGATTATGTTGATGTGCTCCATTACGTATTAATGAAGGATTGTGAGGGGAGAGGACATCAAACGCCTTTTTAACAGCATCTCAGTCAGTGTTATGGTTTCCCTTAAAGCTGCTTCTGGTGCTCACACACCCTTTGACATAACTCATTCGCCATGAGTTCAGATGTGTTTATTTGTAATGGTGACATGCATTTGTTTTAGATAAATCTTTCTATTTTTAAACTAATTGTTATATACCTAATAAATACTTGTATCAAGATGTTTTCTATGATTTACTGTAGTATATGGTTGCAACCTGTAGACTGAGCTATGCTTTTGCTTCAGATTGTGAACGCGTGTACAACTTGTTTGAAAGTATCTCAGTGTGTAATTGTCTTTAGTTATTTTTATTGTATTCATGTTTAAGCATTGTTTAACTATATTCACTGGAAATTAGTTTGTGGTCTTCCAGCCATGTTAGACCGATAATTATTTCAAAGGGAGTCGAAGGATTAATCTGTAAAGTGTAAAAACGGTGTCCTGGTCTCGTTTTTGCGACATAAATACGACACCCCTTCTGCTTTGCGAGACTAACCACCATTTTACGGCACCGGGCGAATCTCCACGGATGTTCCACACGTCTTAAAATGATGCGAAACCTGAGAGCGTGACAGCCTACTACATGATAGATCAATATCGCTTCGCACTTAATCGAAATAAGCTATGGGCAAAAGTAGGACTAACAAATTTAGACGCCCACAGTTCACCGCAGAGGGACTGTCGGTAACTGCTGTAAAGGAAATGGAACAGGACCACGGTGAAGTCTTTGATGGAGTCGACTCTCCAGCTGGGGAGTTACTGGAGAAAGTAAGAGCCCCAAGATCTGACAACAGTACTGTTATTTCGGTCTATTTGATCATAGAGTGAAACCTATTTTATAAATGCTTGCAGGGCAGTTATGCATTACATAGGCATGTCGATGTTTACCAATGTGTCCACAACACAAATTAAATGTCTTCTTAAGGACCTTCCCGCATATGCAAAAAAACACGTGTTATTACATATTTTTATATTCACGCTCAAAtgtgccccccccacccccccaaaaatatatatattcattaatATTTCAgagaagtatactgaacaaaaatataaccacatgtaaagtgttggtcccatgtttcatgagctgatataAATGGTCCCAGAAGTTTTGCATATGTACAAAAAGCATATTTTGTTGACAAATTGTTTAAAcctcttagtgagcatttctcctttgccaaaataatccatccacaggtgtggcatatcaagaagatgattaaacagcatgatcatgacccaggtgcaccttttgctggggacaaaggccactctaaaatgtgcagttttgtcacagcacaatgccacagatctatccagttttgagggagcgtgcaattggcatgctgcctgcaggaatgtccaccagagctgttgccagagaattgaattttcatttctctaacataagccgcctccaacgtcattttagagaatttggcagaacgtaaaaccggcctcataaccgcagacGACGTGAAACCGCACcaggccaggacctccacatccggcttcttcacctgcgggatcgtttgagaccagccactcggacagcagatgaaactgaggagtatttctctctAGTAAAGGCCTTCtgtgggggaaaaactcattctccCAGGCCACCCCATGGCTGCTCCCCTGCCCAGTCATTCCATAGATTAGGccgggcctaatgaatttatttcagttgactgatttccttatatgaactgtaactcagtaaaattgttgcatgttgcattttatatttttgttcagtacattgtAAAATGTAGTTCAGTGCCACTAAACAATGTTTCCCACATATACAACTGGAAGATAAAAGAACACAGATGGTATGAAAAAGTGAATATCCAAATAACCCctgtttatactgtatgtgtttagttGCAGAGTCCCAGTGCAGACGTGCGTGAGTTTGCCTGTGCCAGCATATCACGCGTGGTGCAGCAGAGCCACACCATCCCAGGCTTCCTCCAGCGGGATGCGGTGAGACGTCTCGGGCCCCTAATGCTGGACCGCAGCCTGGCCGTCAGGGAGACTGCCACAGGGGCACTCAGGTGAGCCCTCAGCCTCCCAAAGGAATGTTCACTGCCCAGTACTAGCCACTTAACAGACCCCCTGAGAGATGTGAGAGGGATCGTGTGGAGTTTGGACTGAGGATCAAGCCTATCAGATATTGCTAGATTGTTCAGAGAGTGTGCTAAATGTTAGATGTGAATGTAGATGGTTGTTGAAGCCATTATGTGCTGTAAGACAGAAGTAGgttagtgaaggatgctttggcttgctaaacagacacagagagtccTCTTGAAATACCACACCCTCAATTAACTGTTAGCACTGATGTGATAGTTATTGTTCAAAGACTGAGTGATGTGTTCTTCTCACATCAGGAACCTGAGTGCCTGTGGGGGTCATGAGGTGTGTGACGACATGGTGAAACAGGACGTCATGACTCCTCTGACTGCTCTGCTTCGAGAGGTGAGGCCTTCCCTCGTAAATCATTCCTTAAAGTTGATGTATTTATGGGTGTGGCGCTGCTGTGCAAAGGTTATGTTTTTTCACATTTTGAACAACATATTTCATGGTGTGCATTTCTGAAAAGTGAAGCACCGACATACCTCCATTCCTTGATGGTTAGTCACATCAATGCATAGCTATTTTATAGGGCTGTATGttttccagacctgggttcaaatactacttCAAACATCTGTTACTTTCATATACACTCAAAGTAAGTATTAAGATAGCTAGGCCTatattttatttgaaaagacAAGCAATTGAATATTTTAATGcatttggaaatacacttggaaacAGCATTTGAAATAAGAATATAGGTACTTGTTCTGGgctgtgtatttgaaaatactcacaGAAAAAAGTATATTACATACTAGATActcaaatacacatgtatttgaacccag
It encodes:
- the LOC106562381 gene encoding arylamine N-acetyltransferase, pineal gland isozyme NAT-10, with the protein product MNLEEYFKRIGFYGPFSKPDLETLNQVHKHHVMSIPFENLSIHCGEKITMDHELIFNKIVRSNRGGWCCENNLLFAWVLKEMGYNPVTLGSRVYNNTINQFGPKDSHLINKVVIDGTAYIADVSFGASSQIWYPLELVSGKDQPQSPGVFRLIQDGDLWTLEKTGRKPLVLNEAFTNSPLVDKSPTKKIYGFTLVPRGVDNFLETSHCLQTDPKSLFTNKSICSLQTATGFRALIGWTFSEVTYNNQEGFDVLDMKDISDDDVDKVLKEMFNVLLANKLVPINNKAGYTI
- the tm188 gene encoding transmembrane protein 188 isoform X1 translates to MNSLEQAEDLKAFERRLTEYVSCLQPATGRWRMILIVISVCTATGAWNWLIDPDTQKVSFFSSLWNHPFFTISCITLIALFFAGIHKRVVAPSIIAARCRTVLAEYNMSCDDTGKLILKPRPHIQ
- the tm188 gene encoding Transmembrane protein 188, with protein sequence MNSLEQAEGSQHDLKAFERRLTEYVSCLQPATGRWRMILIVISVCTATGAWNWLIDPDTQKVSFFSSLWNHPFFTISCITLIALFFAGIHKRVVAPSIIAARCRTVLAEYNMSCDDTGKLILKPRPHIQ